The DNA sequence TATGACTTGGCGCTGCGATTAAACGGTTGGCACTATTTGCAACATACGTGCTTCTTCGCCACGGCGCTCGTGTTCTGGTATCCGGTCATCCGGCCGTATCCCGACCGTTCGCGCCGATCCGATTGGCTCTTGCTTCCCTATCTGCTCGCGGCGGACTTGCAGAACACGATCTTATCCGCACTCTTGGCGTTTTCGTCCCGGCCGCTCTACCCGTATTACCTGCAGGTTCCTCGGCTCTCAGGCATTTCGGCCGAACAAGATCAAGCGATCGCGGGAGTCACGATGTGGCTCGTCGGATCGTTGGCCTATCTGGCGCCGCTAGTTTGGATCGGCATTCGCCTGCTATACGGCGATCGGCCGTTCTCACCGATGCGCGTTCCGGCGCCGATTCGGCCGGCACAGCATTCTCCCCGACGCCCGACTACGGGCGCGTTCGACCTCTTGCGCCTCCCGGTGCTCGGCCGATTCTTGAAATCGCCCCATGCCCGGCTCGCATTGCAACTGCCGCTTTCCGTTCTGGCGATCTTGATCATTGTCGACGGCTTGTTCGGGCCCCAGGTCGGCGCAATGAATCTGGCTGGTGTTTTGCCCTGGATTCACTGGCGCGGTCTGGTCGTTTTGGGGCTGCTC is a window from the Pirellulales bacterium genome containing:
- a CDS encoding cytochrome c oxidase assembly protein; this translates as MNPTLEAALRSWPFDPWLLAALSITAAIYLRGWLSLRRRDPWRWRRGRLAAFFIGLTAIYLALASPIEPFSAFLLTAHMLQHLLLMMVAAPLVWLGAPLVPLLRGLPRPIRAVWIAPLFRSRSIRFALARLTNPGTALALFVAATWLWHLPAAYDLALRLNGWHYLQHTCFFATALVFWYPVIRPYPDRSRRSDWLLLPYLLAADLQNTILSALLAFSSRPLYPYYLQVPRLSGISAEQDQAIAGVTMWLVGSLAYLAPLVWIGIRLLYGDRPFSPMRVPAPIRPAQHSPRRPTTGAFDLLRLPVLGRFLKSPHARLALQLPLSVLAILIIVDGLFGPQVGAMNLAGVLPWIHWRGLVVLGLL